A genomic stretch from Candidatus Fusobacterium pullicola includes:
- the mnmG gene encoding tRNA uridine-5-carboxymethylaminomethyl(34) synthesis enzyme MnmG, producing the protein MKKIYDVIVVGGGHAGVEAALASARLGKDTAIFTLYLDTVAMMSCNPSIGGPGKSNLVAEMDILGGEMGRHTDEFNLQLKHLNESKGPAARITRGQADKYLYRTEMRKKLEHTENLHMIQDCVEQIIVDEGEIKGVRTRLGLSYFAKAVILCTGTFLKGKIVIGDVTYSAGRQGEQSAEKLSDSLRDHGIHIERYQTATPPRLDRRSIDFSKMEELKGEEHPRYFSIFTNKERNNVVPTWLTHTTEKTIEVAKEMLKYSPIVSGIIETHGPRHCPSLDRKVLNFPDKTNHQIFLELESADSEEIYVNGLTTAMPPFAQEAMMRTIAGLENAKIMRHGYAVEYDYAPASQLYPSLESKKIAGLYFAGQINGTSGYEEAACQGFMAGVNAARKLDGKEPVIIDRSEGYIGVLIDDIIHKKTPEPYRVLPSRSEYRLTLRFDNAFMRLYEKAKEIGLLSQEKLDYLKNAIDIVNSEIARLREISVPMVKANELLEKLGSNQKFSKGIKIGELLKVKEVTYDSLKDVTDVGDYPEFVKNQIETIIKYDIFIQRENEQIEKFKRLEEMRIPKDFDFSSVKGISNIARSGLEEIRPLSIGEASRISGVTGNDIALLIGYLK; encoded by the coding sequence ATACAGTAGCAATGATGTCATGTAATCCTTCGATTGGTGGTCCTGGAAAGAGTAATCTTGTGGCTGAAATGGATATTTTAGGTGGAGAGATGGGAAGACACACTGATGAATTTAATCTTCAGTTAAAACATCTAAATGAGAGCAAGGGACCTGCAGCAAGAATTACAAGGGGACAAGCGGATAAGTATCTGTATAGAACTGAGATGAGAAAAAAACTTGAACATACAGAGAACTTACATATGATTCAAGATTGTGTAGAGCAGATAATAGTTGATGAGGGAGAGATAAAGGGAGTTAGAACTAGATTAGGTCTATCTTACTTTGCTAAGGCTGTAATTTTATGTACAGGAACTTTCTTAAAAGGAAAGATAGTTATAGGGGATGTGACATACTCTGCTGGAAGACAGGGAGAGCAATCAGCTGAAAAACTATCAGACTCTTTAAGAGATCATGGAATACATATAGAGAGATACCAAACAGCTACACCTCCAAGACTTGATAGAAGAAGTATAGACTTTTCTAAAATGGAGGAGTTAAAAGGAGAGGAGCATCCTAGATATTTCTCAATTTTTACAAATAAAGAGAGAAATAATGTAGTTCCTACATGGCTTACACACACTACAGAGAAGACTATAGAGGTAGCTAAGGAGATGTTAAAATACTCTCCAATAGTAAGTGGAATAATAGAGACTCATGGACCTAGACACTGCCCATCTCTAGATAGAAAAGTGCTTAATTTCCCAGATAAGACAAATCATCAAATATTCTTAGAATTAGAATCTGCTGACTCAGAAGAGATCTATGTAAATGGGCTTACAACAGCTATGCCACCTTTTGCTCAAGAGGCGATGATGAGAACTATAGCTGGATTAGAGAATGCTAAGATAATGAGACATGGTTATGCAGTTGAGTATGATTATGCTCCAGCTTCACAACTATATCCTAGTTTAGAGAGTAAAAAGATAGCTGGACTGTATTTTGCTGGACAGATAAATGGTACATCAGGTTATGAAGAGGCAGCTTGTCAAGGATTTATGGCAGGGGTAAATGCTGCTAGAAAACTTGATGGAAAGGAACCAGTAATAATTGATAGAAGTGAAGGATATATAGGAGTTCTAATTGACGATATCATACATAAGAAGACACCAGAGCCATATAGAGTATTACCATCACGTTCAGAGTATAGATTAACATTGAGATTTGACAATGCTTTTATGAGATTATATGAAAAGGCAAAGGAGATAGGACTTCTATCTCAAGAGAAGTTAGATTACTTAAAAAATGCTATAGATATAGTAAATAGTGAGATAGCTAGACTTAGAGAGATAAGTGTACCTATGGTTAAGGCAAATGAGCTTTTAGAGAAATTGGGTTCTAATCAAAAATTCTCTAAGGGAATAAAAATTGGAGAGCTTTTAAAGGTTAAAGAGGTAACTTATGATAGCTTAAAGGATGTTACAGATGTTGGAGATTATCCAGAATTTGTAAAAAATCAGATAGAGACAATTATAAAATATGATATCTTTATTCAAAGAGAGAATGAGCAGATAGAAAAGTTTAAAAGATTAGAAGAGATGAGAATACCTAAGGATTTTGATTTTTCATCGGTTAAGGGGATATCAAATATAGCAAGAAGTGGATTAGAGGAGATCAGACCACTTTCAATAGGTGAGGCTTCAAGAATAAGTGGAGTGACAGGAAATGATATAGCTTTACTAATAGGATATTTAAAATAA